The following DNA comes from Verrucomicrobiia bacterium.
CGATGGAGAAAACCTCCTCCACCATTTCCACAAACTCGAACTTCAAGGCCCGGCGCACGGAGGCGGGGACGTCCTCCAAATCCTTCTGGTTTTGCTTGGGGAGCACGACGGTTTTGATGCCGACCCGGTGGGCGGCGGAAACCTTTTCCTTAATCCCCCCCACCGGCAGGACTTTACCCCTTAAACTGACCTCTCCGGTCATCGCCACGTCGTTTTTTATCGGCTGGTTGGCCAAGACCGAGGCAATAACCAACGAGACGGTGATACCGGCGGAAGGGCCGTCTTTTGGGACGGCGCCGGAGGGAAAATGAATATGGATATCATGGTTGGTGAATTCCTCGAAGGGGATTCCGAGCATATCCGCCTTGGAGCGGACGTAGCTGTGGGCGGCCTGAATCGACTCCTTCATCACCTCCCCCAAGGAACCGGTGGAGATGACGCTTCCCGCCCCCTTCATTTTGAGCGCCTCGATTAACATTATATCCCCGCCCGCCGCCGTCCAGGCCAGGCCGGTGGCGACCCCCACTTCCGGCGTCTGCTCGGCCACATCCGGCAAAAACATGGGGGGGCCCAGAAACTCCTCCACGTTTGCTTCCGTGATTTCGAGATGGTTTTCCCCGGAAAGCCGCCGGCGGGCGCACTTGTGGCAGAGAATTTCGAGTTGCTTTACCAACTGCCCCAGCCCGGCCTCGGAAGTGTAGTTTCGAATGATTTTCTCCAAGGCCCCCGCCGTGACTATCAAATCCGAACCGGACAGGCCGTGCTCGGCGAGCTTGCGGGGGACCAGAAAGTTGCGGGCAATCTCTATTTTTTCCTCTTCCACGTATCCGGGAAATTCAATCAAGTCGAGCGCCTCCGTCAGCAGTTCGGAGACGTTTTCCGGCACGTCGGCGGTGGTCAAAAACAAAACCTTGGACAAATCGAAAGGGACGCCCAGATACCGGTCGGTGAAATGCCGGTTTGATTCCCCGTCCAGAACCTCCAAGAGCGCCCGGGCGATATCCCCGTGGGCCTGCCCGAGCTTGTCGACATCCTCCAGCAAAATCACCGGGTTGCAAACCCCCGATTCCGAAATGCTCTGGATGATTTTTCCCGGCTGGGCCCCCAAGGACTGCCGGCGCTCGCCGATGATTTCGGAGGCCTGCTCCACGCCGCCCAAGGAAACACGCACGAATTTGCGCCCCAAACCCCGGGCAATCGCCTCGCCGAAAGAGGTTTTTCCCGTCCCGGAGGGGCCGCCAAAACAGAGCACTTCCGAACGGGCGTCCCTTTTCAGCCGGTGAACGGCAAGATATTCCAGGACTTTTTCCTTCTGTTTCTGCAAAGCGTAAAAACCGGAATTCAACTCCCGCTCCACATCCTCGATGTTGCCGGTCTCCGGGCAGCTTTCCGACCAGGGCAGAAATAAAACCCATTCAATGTAGGCCCGCGTGGCGCCGTACTCCGCGGAGGCGGTGGAAAGCATCCGCAGCCGGTCCACTTCAAAAAGAAGCTGGGCCTGGATGTTTTTCGGCAGAAGAGATTTCTGGATGGTTTTCCGCAGGCGCTGGGCCTCCCGTTCCTGCAAATCCTCCTCCCCCAATTGACGCTTGATTTCCCGCAGCTGCTCCCGCAGGTAAAAATCCTTTTGCGCTTTTTCCAGATTGATTCCGACTTTCTGGACGACTTCCGCCTGCGCCTCCAGCCGCTCGATCTCCTCCTCCACGTAGCGCAAAAGCTTCTCCAGCCGTTCCCGGATGGAAACCGTCTCCAGAATCGCAAGCTTGTTTTTAATGCTGATGTGCAGAATCGTCGCGGCGACATCCGCCAACCGGCCGGGGTTTTGGGCGTTCAGGTTGAAGATGTGCAGATATTCCGCCGGGTAACGCCGGTCCAGCTCCAACAGGCGCCCGGTCCGGTCCAGGACTTTTTCCACCAGCGCCTGCAGCTGGGAGGGCTGCCCGTCCGGTTCAAAAACAGCCGAGACACGGGCCACAAAGAAGGGTTCTTCCTGAATCATTTCGTTCAGGTTGACCCGTGTCAGCCCTTCGAGGGTGATTTGCAGGCTGCCGGAAATCGGCTCGGAAATGCGCAAAACCCGCGCCGCAACTCCGATTGTGGAAATATCCCGGCTGGTGATTTCCTCCAGATTTTCCGCCGAGGTGCCGGCCAAAACGACAATCCCCCCTTCTCCCGTCTGGCGGAACAGTTTTATGTTTTTTTCGAACCCCACCTGCAGGGTGGAAACCCCGTGCGGAAAAACCGCCGTGGACAGAAGGGGCAGAACCGGCAGTTCCGGCGGAAGCATGGCCGCCATTTGCACTTCGGGGGAGGTCATCTATTCGCTCTCATACTGTATTATCGAATGAAAATCGTATTTGCTGAACTTCTCCCGCCCTTTCAGGAAGGAAAGCTCTATTAAAACGGCGATGCCGGCGACCGTGCCCCCCAGCTTTTCCACCAGCCCGCAGGTGGCCACCAAGGTCCCGCCGGTGGCGATCAAATCATCCACGATGAGCACCCGCTCCCCCGCCCGGACGGCATCCTTGTGCATTTCCAGCGTGGCATAGCCGTACTCGAGCGTGTAATCCTTTTTGACCGTCTCAAACGGCAGCTTTCCCAACTTCCGCACCGGAATGAAACCGGCTTCCATCCGGTCCGCCAGGGCTCCGCCGAAGATGAACCCCCGGCTTTCGATGGCCGCAATCATGTCGATTCTTTTGTCCCGGTAGCGTTCCGCCAGCCGTTCCACGGCATAGTTGAATGCCGCTTTGTCCTGCAAAAGGGTCGAGATATCGCGAAAGACGATTCCTTTTTTGGGAAAATCCGGAATGTTCCTGATTTTGCCTTTTAAATCCAAGTCCTCCTCCTTGAGATGGAATAGGTTGTTTGCACTGCAAACAAAATACGCCAAACGGAATCAATATTCAATGCCAAAGCCTTTGTACCGGCCGGAGGGTTTTGTCCATTCCGCCGTCACGCCGGAAACGTCCGCGGCCGCCGGCCCCACCCGCAAAAGCTTTATGAATTCCTCCAAAAGACCCCTCTCCCCTTCCGCGTAGGCCTCCACGTTTCCATCCGGCAGATTTTTGGCATATCCGGACAATCCGAGCCGCCGCGCGTGCCCGACAGCGTAGTAGCGATAACCAACCCCCTGCACCAATCCGCTTATAATCGCCCTAACGGCCGCTTCCGCCATGGCATCCCCTACCTCTTATACAATTCCTCAAGGTTTCAAAGAATTTATCCGATTCATCGCCTTCTCCACCGCCTCCTTGGCCGTTTGAGCTTTAATGATATCGGGAGAAATTTCCCAGCTTCTCAAACTGATAACCGGACGACCGATTTTCAGCGCAAGGGCGATTTCCGAAAGCGTCCCGTATTCCCCCGGAAGGGCTATTACGGCCTGTGCGGTCTGGACGATGAGGATATTCCGGCCGTCGCCGAGGTCGGTTACAATGGGAATATCGACAAACGGATTGGCTTCCTTGCGGGAAAAACCGGGCAGAATGCCGATTACCGTTCCACCCGCCTCTTTTGCCCCCTGCGAGGCCGCTTCCATCACGCCGCCCAGCCCGCCGGTCACGAGCATGGCCCCCGCTTCGGCAATGCAACGCCCCACCTCGCGGGCGGTTTGGTAAACCTCCGCGGAGACGGTCGAGCCCCCCACCACGGCGAGTATCGGTTTCAAAATAAAATCGGGGCGACTGGATTTGAACCAGCGACTCCTTGGTCCCGAACCAAGTGCTCTACCAGGCTGAGCCACGCCCCGATTTCTTCAAATATACCGGCACACAAAGAAGTGTCAACCAAAAAGCCAGCGTATTTAGTCGTTTAGTTCCGAATCGAGGGTCTATGGACTGCAGTATTGCCAGATAATTTCATCTAAAAACACGGCATTGATTAACCCGATTGCATCATAATAATCTGTAATACCATTTCCATTAATATCACAGCTTGGCAAACCAGCAGGTGGCGGGCTATTGGCATAGAAACACATAAGCTCTAAAACTACATCTGCGGCACTCAATAATTTGTCGCCGTTTAGATCTCCATCTATAATTGGACTTTCTCCCACTGTGAACTCGCACGACTGAACCGTTGGCCCTCCATTGCCTGGCGGACTCACGGATATGACTGAAACAATGGTAAAATTTCCAGGAGTTAGAAAAGACCTAATGGTGGTTTTAAATTCATAAGTGCGGGTCATGTCATAACAGATACATATGGGTGGGCAGGAATAATAGGCAGTTGAAAATATATTTATAATGCTATCATTAACCACGGTGGAATCAAAAACTAGGCCATACCAACAGGTGCTTCCAAACGTTGCCTCCACCCTCACTGAAAGGCTTTCCCCAATGGCCGGTTTTGCAGGTGAATGTTCAATTGTATACGGATAGAACTGCGCAACTATATCGGGTGTTAAGGAGAGGAAAAGAACGCCTGTAATTAGAAGAAAAAACGTGTTCCGATTAAACAAACGCTTCACCCCATTAGCATTTCACGCCTCCTTTCTTCATTCATAAATGATAAGAAAATTGCAGACCCTGTCAATAATAAAAATTCTCATTTCACGCCCGGAGAAATCGGCGGAATCATGGTTTGATTGGGCGGTTTGCCGTTGTGCCAATGTTTATGATTGGGATCCCAGTACTGATTTTTAACCGGATCGTACTCGTACGGCTTGTGGGAGGTTGTTTCTGCTGCAACCGGCTTAACCGTGCTCAAAATATTTTGGCTATCGGCCGACGGGGGTTTTCCATTATGCCAGTGGTTATGCCCCGGGTCCCAGTATTGATTGGTGGCCGGGTTGTATTCGTAGGGCTTTGGCGCATTGACCGGCGATTGGCCGGTTGCCGGATTTGCTGTTGGAATAATCGGCTGCTGCGTGCTTGCGCCGGTCGTCCCTGCAGGAGTGAGCGGGGGCGGGCCGTCATGCCAATGCTTGTGCTCCGGATCCCAGTATTTGTTGGTCGTCGGATTGTACTCGTACGGTTTCGGGGTAAGCGTGGAACCGCCCCGCTGGGTGTAGTAAAAAACGCCGAAAACGAGCACAATTCCAAGGCCGACCAACAACACTTTGTTCTGCCAAAACGGCTTTTTCAACGCTTCCTGTTTGTGCCTGGAGGCCATGCATCAAATATAACACCAAAAACTTTAAAAGCTTTTCAAATCTCGGCTTTTGCGGCGGAACGGCGGTATTCCTGCAACTCTTCCAAATCCAGTTCAGCCGTCAAGAAAAACTCTTTGTTTTCGTCCGGAAACGGCACCCGCTTCACGATTCCCCATGGTGCGGCTACGAGGGTGCGCCCCTGCAGCCGGCCGCCCAAAAGTGAGCCGGTGGCACAACACTTGGCCACATAGGCCAAAGTCGTCTTTGCCCCTGCCAAAAAGTAATCGGAATCCCGCTTCTCCTTGGCTTCGATGCTGTCATCGGCCCGATAGGGCGAGGTCGTGGGAACAAAGACAACATCCGGCCGCTGCCCGGCCAGCATCTTATATGACTCCGGAAACAGAACATCGGCGCAAATCAAAAGGCCGACCCGAACGCCTCCGATTTCAAACACCTCGTAGCGATTGCCGGTGGAAATCCCCTTGCCTGCTTCCCGGCGGTAGAGGTTGACTTTGCGATACTTTCCAATAAACCGCCCGCGGTCGAAAATGTTGCAAACGTTGTAAAATTTACCCCTCTCCTCCTCTACCATACTTCCCCCTATCAAAACCGTCTCCAGCCGAACCGACAGCTGCGCCAAGATTTCGAGATTCCTGTTTAAATCCTTGGCCGTATCCAACTGGGAGCGGGCATCCAGCGGGATAAAACAGTATTCCGGCAGGCAGACAAAATCGAAGCCTCTGCCGATGGCCTTTTCGATTTTATCCAGATCAAAAACGCCGTCCGACTGCTTTTGGTAGAGCGCCAGGCGGATTTTCATTCTCTTTTCCACTTCGGTTTCCGCAGGTCCGTTAGATAAACCGTCCCTTTCCCCCGCTCGTCTTCGAGGGTGAACAAAAGCTGCGTCCCTTCCAGATTGGGAGCCAAATCAACGATTTTACCGTGCTCGATTCGTCCGATTTCCTCGAATTTGCGGGTAATCGTATTGATACGGGCCACCACCTGCCACTGTCTTTCCTTGTACACGGTGAAAAGATACCGCCGGTCGCCGGAAAGGACAAAGTTGAAATCCGGGTTGACCGGGCATATTTTTTGGG
Coding sequences within:
- the lon gene encoding endopeptidase La: MAAMLPPELPVLPLLSTAVFPHGVSTLQVGFEKNIKLFRQTGEGGIVVLAGTSAENLEEITSRDISTIGVAARVLRISEPISGSLQITLEGLTRVNLNEMIQEEPFFVARVSAVFEPDGQPSQLQALVEKVLDRTGRLLELDRRYPAEYLHIFNLNAQNPGRLADVAATILHISIKNKLAILETVSIRERLEKLLRYVEEEIERLEAQAEVVQKVGINLEKAQKDFYLREQLREIKRQLGEEDLQEREAQRLRKTIQKSLLPKNIQAQLLFEVDRLRMLSTASAEYGATRAYIEWVLFLPWSESCPETGNIEDVERELNSGFYALQKQKEKVLEYLAVHRLKRDARSEVLCFGGPSGTGKTSFGEAIARGLGRKFVRVSLGGVEQASEIIGERRQSLGAQPGKIIQSISESGVCNPVILLEDVDKLGQAHGDIARALLEVLDGESNRHFTDRYLGVPFDLSKVLFLTTADVPENVSELLTEALDLIEFPGYVEEEKIEIARNFLVPRKLAEHGLSGSDLIVTAGALEKIIRNYTSEAGLGQLVKQLEILCHKCARRRLSGENHLEITEANVEEFLGPPMFLPDVAEQTPEVGVATGLAWTAAGGDIMLIEALKMKGAGSVISTGSLGEVMKESIQAAHSYVRSKADMLGIPFEEFTNHDIHIHFPSGAVPKDGPSAGITVSLVIASVLANQPIKNDVAMTGEVSLRGKVLPVGGIKEKVSAAHRVGIKTVVLPKQNQKDLEDVPASVRRALKFEFVEMVEEVFSIAFVNFKSKQQKRLESLLKKELGKAKKSIRHKRNGRKTKRRMAAKKRAVPLRRSIRFL
- a CDS encoding adenine phosphoribosyltransferase, whose product is MDLKGKIRNIPDFPKKGIVFRDISTLLQDKAAFNYAVERLAERYRDKRIDMIAAIESRGFIFGGALADRMEAGFIPVRKLGKLPFETVKKDYTLEYGYATLEMHKDAVRAGERVLIVDDLIATGGTLVATCGLVEKLGGTVAGIAVLIELSFLKGREKFSKYDFHSIIQYESE
- a CDS encoding acylphosphatase, which produces MAEAAVRAIISGLVQGVGYRYYAVGHARRLGLSGYAKNLPDGNVEAYAEGERGLLEEFIKLLRVGPAAADVSGVTAEWTKPSGRYKGFGIEY
- a CDS encoding TIGR00725 family protein — encoded protein: MKPILAVVGGSTVSAEVYQTAREVGRCIAEAGAMLVTGGLGGVMEAASQGAKEAGGTVIGILPGFSRKEANPFVDIPIVTDLGDGRNILIVQTAQAVIALPGEYGTLSEIALALKIGRPVISLRSWEISPDIIKAQTAKEAVEKAMNRINSLKP
- a CDS encoding carbon-nitrogen hydrolase family protein encodes the protein MKIRLALYQKQSDGVFDLDKIEKAIGRGFDFVCLPEYCFIPLDARSQLDTAKDLNRNLEILAQLSVRLETVLIGGSMVEEERGKFYNVCNIFDRGRFIGKYRKVNLYRREAGKGISTGNRYEVFEIGGVRVGLLICADVLFPESYKMLAGQRPDVVFVPTTSPYRADDSIEAKEKRDSDYFLAGAKTTLAYVAKCCATGSLLGGRLQGRTLVAAPWGIVKRVPFPDENKEFFLTAELDLEELQEYRRSAAKAEI